TTGCCGTGACGGAGCAACGTTGAGAGTGGTTCTTTTCGCGGTGCCTTGCAAGCAAAAGGAAACAAAAACGCGAGATTTGAAGTAAGTCAACTTTTTTTGTTGGCACACGTCATGCACTGTGTTCCCTGGCGAACAGCATCAGCAACATTTTTTCGTGTTTTTACTGCTTGGAGTCATtgcctctttttttcgctttcttgCGAAGCGAAAAAAGCGCAACAAAATACATTTCAACGACTTGGTTGTTGCCAGAATAAGTGCGCATCTGGTGTCTTCATGAATGAATAGGAGACACAGATAATCATCACCGCAGACAACCAGTACTACATAGATCGGAAGTTGCTACTTCATGTAAAGCAAAACAGCTTGATTACTACAAACTCCGGCAGCTCGCGAGCATTTCGGACGACACGAAACCTCGCACATCAACGACAACAGGAATCGGAATACACAGACCTCTTTCTTCAAATCCCTTGCAACGTGAAGCAAAAGTCTCAAATCGCATTGTTGTGATAAAATGGTGATGCGCGCTGCCTCCTATCAACTCAACTCTCTACTTGTACTCCCATGGAGGAAAAAGCCGGTGATATAACATGAGAACAAGAAAGGGGGAAAGCCCACACTCACAGAACATAGGGCCAGTATATAGAGAGCACTCGCTGTGCTGAGCTGGTGCATGAAAACATGTATATATAAAGTGGTCGACGAACAACAGAGCTTCATATCTTCAAGCCTTCAAGCCAAGCAATGAAATCAAAACAGGGAAACGTAATTAGCGATTTCGCACAGAACGACACAACAGCGAAACACCAAAGGCAACGAACAGTTAAAAAAGGTGTTCAGCCAAGCAGAACAATATGATTTAGCACTTGAAAAATGGCGGCTTGAATTCGACCACGATGATAGTCATGTTGTCGGTACCGGCCTTCACCGAGTTCGATTGGGCGAGGCAGCGATCAAGAACCTGCTCACAGACAAGGCTAATGTCTACGGCAACAGGGTGCCCGTTCTTGTCAATGTCATTGTTTTGAATCAATGTTTTCACAAGTTCGCAGCATTCTTCATTGGACAGCACATCCCATATGCCATCGCATCCGATTACTATGAACTCATCGTCACTTCGTGACGGTGTTACCGTGATATCGGGACAGGCAGTGACGGCCTGATCCACCCAACTCTTCGCAGCGCAAGATTTGAAGTCGACATCGCCCAAGGCCCGACTGACAGCCAGCGTCATGTTGACCCGACCATTTTCTACATGGCACCCAGCAGCAACGATTCTCGCCTCCTCGGCAGGGACCGAAGGCTTGTGGTCTACACTGAGGGGAACAGCCTTGCCACCGCGATATAGCACGGCGCGGCTATCACCAGCGTTTGCGCAAAAGATTTGCTGATTGGACAAATAAACACAGTTTGCCGTGGTGCCGCTGGACACAAACTTCTTGCAAATTTGCTTGTCGACTTCTTGGAAAGAAACCTCAAACGCCTTCGCGACGTCATCCTTGTATATAGCAATATTCTTGAGCAACTCATCTAGCATGTGTGCCCTACAGTAGCGTGACGCCTCATCTGATTGATGGCCGTCAAAAACGCCGAAAAAAGCCTGGTC
This genomic stretch from Leishmania donovani BPK282A1 complete genome, chromosome 36 harbors:
- a CDS encoding protein phosphatase 2C-like protein encodes the protein MGDMLAKPETQKFSTVFETSHLRVGCCSMQGWRKSMEDAHVAQLNLNGNKDQAFFGVFDGHQSDEASRYCRAHMLDELLKNIAIYKDDVAKAFEVSFQEVDKQICKKFVSSGTTANCVYLSNQQIFCANAGDSRAVLYRGGKAVPLSVDHKPSVPAEEARIVAAGCHVENGRVNMTLAVSRALGDVDFKSCAAKSWVDQAVTACPDITVTPSRSDDEFIVIGCDGIWDVLSNEECCELVKTLIQNNDIDKNGHPVAVDISLVCEQVLDRCLAQSNSVKAGTDNMTIIVVEFKPPFFKC